In a genomic window of Pedosphaera parvula Ellin514:
- a CDS encoding DoxX family protein: MFKTLLKKSPTTCPGNLVTTYRHLILRVVAGLMIFYIHGWHKLEGLIAYLRHGTAWQLLNAVAEMHFPAPFAFAVAATLVQLASSLFVAVGFLTRINALLLVGVLSVAILQNVLAGHDPQLAILYTLVFTTLALMGGRQFSLNAKHFQPKPMH; encoded by the coding sequence ATGTTCAAAACCCTGCTGAAAAAATCCCCGACGACATGTCCGGGCAACTTGGTGACGACTTACAGGCACCTAATCCTTCGCGTCGTGGCGGGCCTGATGATTTTCTACATTCACGGCTGGCACAAACTGGAAGGTTTGATTGCTTACCTGCGACACGGCACGGCATGGCAGCTGTTGAATGCAGTGGCGGAGATGCATTTCCCCGCGCCGTTTGCGTTCGCGGTGGCAGCGACTTTGGTGCAACTCGCCAGTTCGCTATTCGTCGCGGTTGGCTTCCTCACGCGAATTAACGCGCTGCTGTTGGTGGGCGTGCTGAGTGTGGCAATTCTTCAGAACGTGCTGGCAGGCCACGATCCACAACTGGCGATTCTTTACACGCTTGTTTTCACAACGCTTGCCTTGATGGGTGGAAGACAATTTTCGCTGAATGCGAAGCATTTTCAACCGAAGCCAATGCACTGA
- a CDS encoding alginate export family protein — MCNDVLNASSGDAVWSGKRCILWLLTTGLMAGGICRARADDATPPPSPPPFRIIRYDESYGYLRDPARRSDPLDALKFIPLNTNGDSYLTLGGEIRERYEVFSNYNWGKGPQTDDGYLLQRYMVHADLHLGPNVRFFTQFKSGLEDGRNGGPRPPDKDEFDLHQAFLDVTAHLDSEDALTLRLGRQELSYGSQRLISPREGPNVRQSFDGARAIVYRNEWRIDGFLTRPVETNPGIFDDHPDPAKLFWGVYAVHPLPIVPGGNIDFYYLGLIRKSATFNQGTAREERHSIGTRFWGAKEGWDYNSEFIYQFGSFGSGDISAWTAGSDTGYTFASVPLTPRIGLKADIASGDGNPQNPNLGTFNGLFPRGAYFSETDLIGPANIIDLHPSLGLLLTKHVQFTADWDFFWRESTGDGIYGVAVNPVRSGQRSNASYIGSQVQAKIDWQLNRHLVFAAAYAHFFAGEFLKETPPGKDVDYFSAWATYRF; from the coding sequence ATGTGCAATGACGTTTTGAACGCTTCGAGCGGAGATGCCGTGTGGTCTGGTAAGCGTTGTATTTTGTGGCTGTTGACCACCGGTCTGATGGCAGGCGGAATTTGTCGCGCACGAGCCGACGATGCAACACCACCTCCAAGTCCACCGCCATTCAGGATCATTCGTTACGACGAGAGTTATGGATATCTGCGCGACCCGGCGCGGCGCTCCGACCCTCTCGACGCCTTGAAATTCATTCCGCTGAATACAAATGGCGACTCTTATCTTACGTTGGGTGGGGAGATCCGCGAACGCTATGAAGTCTTCAGCAATTACAACTGGGGCAAGGGACCACAGACCGACGATGGCTACTTGCTGCAACGCTACATGGTCCACGCGGACCTGCATCTTGGGCCGAATGTGCGTTTCTTCACCCAATTCAAAAGCGGTCTTGAGGACGGGCGTAACGGTGGACCCCGCCCACCTGATAAGGACGAATTCGATCTGCATCAGGCGTTCCTGGATGTCACGGCACATCTCGACTCAGAAGATGCTTTGACGCTCAGGCTTGGGCGGCAGGAATTGAGCTACGGCTCGCAACGACTAATCTCACCCCGGGAAGGGCCGAATGTCCGGCAGAGTTTTGACGGTGCGCGCGCAATTGTTTATCGAAACGAGTGGAGGATTGATGGGTTCCTCACCCGGCCAGTGGAGACGAATCCCGGGATTTTTGACGACCATCCGGACCCTGCGAAGCTTTTTTGGGGAGTGTATGCTGTCCATCCGTTGCCGATCGTTCCTGGCGGGAACATTGATTTCTACTACCTTGGGTTAATCCGAAAAAGCGCCACGTTTAACCAAGGCACGGCCCGTGAGGAACGTCACTCCATTGGCACAAGGTTCTGGGGGGCGAAGGAAGGTTGGGATTACAACTCTGAATTCATTTACCAATTCGGAAGCTTTGGCAGTGGCGACATCAGTGCCTGGACTGCCGGTTCCGATACAGGCTATACTTTTGCTTCCGTGCCCCTCACCCCACGGATTGGCTTAAAAGCGGATATCGCAAGCGGTGATGGTAATCCGCAGAACCCGAACTTGGGAACTTTTAATGGGCTTTTTCCCCGGGGCGCATACTTTTCGGAAACCGATTTGATCGGCCCAGCGAACATTATCGACCTGCACCCCTCTCTAGGCTTGCTGTTGACGAAACATGTCCAGTTCACCGCTGACTGGGATTTTTTCTGGCGTGAAAGCACCGGCGATGGGATTTACGGCGTGGCCGTGAATCCTGTGCGCTCCGGACAGCGAAGCAATGCCAGCTACATTGGCAGCCAGGTGCAGGCCAAAATTGACTGGCAACTCAATCGGCATCTGGTCTTCGCGGCTGCCTACGCTCATTTCTTCGCGGGCGAATTTCTGAAAGAGACTCCACCAGGCAAAGATGTGGATTATTTTTCAGCGTGGGCAACCTACCGCTTTTGA
- a CDS encoding sensor histidine kinase, translating into MDKHVRSSQLHFITLLWLILLVTGSNEAFGTVLWSHPDEILVCNNEKGEDILRRAIKPQTANSSGTLYFRVLVNPISDTAGKLIGEFEAGFMLVANGVEHLGIGNAHGAMAYSALNVPSAPKGFQDLNSRVPQPPFAYEYMRGGIPRYIVIRVEYIPGQDARVTAWLDPDLSIGATEFNQPTNIVVNFEANANFDQIRLIHRGYGGGWRFSQMVVASSFEDLLIPRFWQRKWFLAAIVGALGLTMAGSVHYFERSRAKQKIYLLEHERAVISERARIARDIHDEVGAELAQIGLLSDIGAEVRPEQAVDRFLQIGKRARHLVGVMDEIVWAVNPKNDNLRQLADYLCQMAEDCFSEGTTRLQQEVPRQLPEFPVSAEVRHDLTLAVKEALANVLRHSGATEATLRLDWNKPHLVICVEDNGRGFDTSVPSLGNGLGNQQLRLKRIGGKVELVTTPGKGTKVVFSIKLEEPDKTSPSFASWPSQDKLVKIGNYESDDSRCDR; encoded by the coding sequence ATGGACAAACATGTGCGGAGTTCTCAATTACATTTCATAACGTTGCTTTGGTTGATTCTCCTCGTGACAGGAAGCAACGAAGCGTTTGGCACGGTCCTATGGAGTCATCCGGACGAAATCCTGGTCTGCAACAACGAAAAGGGCGAGGACATTCTACGCAGGGCGATCAAACCCCAAACGGCTAATTCCTCTGGCACGCTATACTTCCGCGTTCTGGTTAACCCTATTTCTGACACGGCGGGAAAGCTGATCGGTGAATTCGAGGCCGGATTTATGTTGGTTGCGAATGGCGTCGAGCATCTCGGGATTGGCAACGCGCACGGGGCCATGGCTTACTCGGCACTAAACGTCCCCAGTGCGCCCAAGGGATTTCAAGACCTCAATTCGCGCGTGCCGCAACCGCCCTTTGCATATGAGTACATGCGAGGCGGCATTCCGCGATACATTGTCATACGGGTGGAATACATTCCCGGCCAGGACGCTCGGGTGACCGCCTGGCTCGATCCGGACTTGTCCATCGGGGCTACCGAATTCAATCAACCCACCAACATCGTGGTAAACTTTGAAGCCAATGCGAACTTCGATCAAATTCGTCTGATTCATCGTGGCTATGGGGGTGGTTGGAGATTCAGCCAGATGGTTGTTGCCTCCTCATTTGAGGATTTGCTTATTCCGCGATTTTGGCAACGGAAATGGTTTCTGGCAGCCATTGTTGGCGCACTTGGGCTTACGATGGCTGGCTCGGTGCATTATTTCGAGCGGAGTCGGGCCAAACAAAAGATTTACCTGTTGGAGCACGAACGAGCAGTGATTTCGGAGCGCGCCCGGATCGCCCGGGACATTCATGACGAGGTAGGGGCGGAACTGGCGCAGATCGGTTTGTTGTCCGACATTGGCGCTGAGGTCAGACCAGAGCAGGCGGTGGACCGCTTCCTTCAGATTGGCAAGCGGGCGCGCCATCTCGTCGGCGTAATGGACGAAATTGTCTGGGCGGTGAATCCGAAAAATGACAACCTGCGCCAACTGGCCGATTACCTCTGCCAGATGGCAGAAGATTGCTTTAGCGAGGGAACAACGCGTTTGCAACAGGAAGTGCCCCGTCAACTGCCGGAATTTCCCGTTAGCGCCGAGGTGCGCCATGATTTGACGCTCGCCGTCAAAGAAGCCTTGGCCAATGTGCTCAGGCATTCAGGGGCTACGGAAGCCACGCTCCGACTCGACTGGAATAAACCGCATTTAGTGATATGCGTCGAAGACAATGGGCGTGGGTTTGATACCTCTGTGCCGAGTCTGGGCAACGGTTTGGGAAACCAGCAACTCCGCCTAAAGCGGATCGGCGGCAAGGTGGAGTTGGTCACCACCCCCGGTAAAGGCACAAAGGTGGTGTTTTCCATAAAACTGGAAGAGCCTGACAAAACCTCCCCCTCATTTGCGTCATGGCCTTCGCAGGATAAGCTTGTCAAAATTGGCAATTATGAATCCGATGATTCGCGTTGCGATCGTTGA
- a CDS encoding response regulator: MNPMIRVAIVEDHAGYRETLGQIFADTPDFKVVASCANAESALKQIPGANCNLVLMDINLPGQSGIECLRALKAETPGLRVVMLTSYDDNENLFQSLTAGADGYLLKRVARARLLEALRDIVAGGAPISPQMARRMVEYFHNLNMAGTPSPAQSKAADVTAELTAREREVLELLARGATPKEVAAELNISWQTVRNYIRFIYDKLHVHTRTDAVLKYLGRDTAPRR; encoded by the coding sequence ATGAATCCGATGATTCGCGTTGCGATCGTTGAAGATCACGCAGGCTACCGGGAAACTCTCGGGCAGATTTTTGCCGATACTCCTGATTTCAAAGTGGTGGCTTCCTGCGCCAATGCAGAATCGGCGTTGAAGCAGATCCCAGGCGCCAATTGCAATCTCGTATTGATGGACATCAATCTTCCCGGGCAATCCGGGATTGAGTGTCTAAGGGCGTTGAAAGCAGAGACTCCCGGGCTGCGCGTGGTCATGCTAACTTCATATGACGACAATGAAAATCTGTTTCAATCCCTGACTGCGGGGGCTGACGGCTATTTATTGAAGCGGGTCGCTCGTGCACGTTTGCTGGAAGCGCTGCGCGACATCGTGGCGGGTGGCGCACCCATTTCCCCACAGATGGCTCGTCGCATGGTTGAGTACTTCCACAATCTCAATATGGCGGGCACCCCCAGCCCGGCTCAGAGCAAAGCGGCTGATGTCACGGCGGAATTGACAGCCCGGGAAAGGGAAGTCCTTGAGTTGCTGGCCAGAGGAGCGACACCCAAGGAGGTGGCTGCCGAGTTGAACATCAGTTGGCAGACCGTGCGCAATTATATCCGGTTCATCTACGACAAGCTTCACGTTCATACCCGGACGGATGCCGTGCTGAAATACCTCGGGCGGGACACTGCACCCAGGCGCTGA
- a CDS encoding Ig-like domain-containing protein, with the protein MKKQSINNQTLYELSWLRKLLSLVFLAVLLSLSADRAWAQVTNAFDSASDATYFGLGAPNGLDVGGQNGGFGFGPWTFAINTPSGGAGGSFIENNGPSGNSFDLWNTGASASTIATRDFSTPMAAGQSFTISLRFNGLNGADTNRFALLDASGNILFSYWHKGGDNNNGWYSDASNAAGTAVNFPYAFQQFQTFKFTLTSATTYTFTDISSGGGFTGTIANSPVAKFALIRRNGSSAPGGGEDFQFDQFILVSAAPPSFLVSPAAGAMSVPTNATITANIGSGGVPLNTGSVTMKLDANPVAPTVTGDSSVLNVSYTPSLGFANGSSHTVEVVVRDNNAVSYTNTWSFTAGYRALPITLPGPFTTGGGVDLTICTSAGESWLGTNYNNNSSQILYTRFSMVFNDLNGEIGGGGGYGGLQFFLGNTEKLILGNGWTSLNWSLDAAGSQQDLPGPIPVNLGEWHTFVVRTEYVPRGNDNVKVWFDFDFSQTEGNQPNSPYEFTCDASFDNIRLRCGNGTASATWTNIMIAPTASGVGIPVAGPPTFQNISPANGAFSVLTNTAISAKVVIGGNPVSAVSLTLDGAPVTITTSQAAGLITVNGQPSSALSAGSIHNAQLVVTDNTNTKYTNNWSFTTGFNSLPVTLAGPITTGGGNDLTIFSAAGDSWLGANYGNTSSKVLYTRYSMVFNDLNGEIGGGGGYGGLHFMLGNAQQLIVGNGWTSLNWSLDAAASQQDLPGPIPVTLGEWHTIIVRTDYIPGGSDTVKVIFDPEFNKPESQQVNVYTLSADASFDNIRLRCGDGTASATWTNIIIGSSATAVGLAPEAGPTFLNYVPAQAATSVVPNSQISVKALFGSSGINPNAVSMTLDGNPVTPSFTSTPNDLTISYQPPTPFAAGSSHTVAVNLADLNNVPAATTWSFTVDSYPALPITLSGPLSVTGGGAGTTIFSAQNGWLNGNTYLNTNYSGTLYTTFNMEFDNLNGETGGGGAFGGLHFYNGNDERLLIGNNWGSVNWSYDANAWGSGNISDFPILPGEWHTFVVKIAFIAGGPDNISVWLDPNLSLAESGQSNAPAGILADVAFDNIHIRAGNNTASASYSNIVISATSPFAASVPPGALSIHGKQLSWTGAGVLQQASVVTGPWTDAANQSNPQTLSTVNAAQFYRLRQ; encoded by the coding sequence ATGAAGAAACAATCAATCAACAATCAAACACTGTACGAACTTTCCTGGTTGCGCAAACTGCTGTCTCTAGTCTTTCTGGCAGTCCTGCTTTCCTTGTCAGCAGACCGTGCCTGGGCGCAAGTTACCAACGCTTTTGATTCGGCCTCTGACGCAACCTACTTCGGTTTGGGTGCGCCCAACGGTCTTGACGTTGGCGGGCAGAACGGTGGGTTTGGCTTCGGTCCATGGACGTTCGCGATTAACACCCCGAGTGGTGGTGCTGGCGGTTCGTTCATTGAGAACAACGGTCCTAGTGGCAATTCGTTTGACTTATGGAATACCGGGGCAAGCGCCTCGACGATCGCTACGCGGGATTTCAGCACTCCGATGGCGGCAGGGCAGTCCTTTACGATTTCGCTTCGGTTCAATGGCTTGAATGGAGCAGACACGAATCGCTTTGCATTGCTCGATGCCAGCGGCAACATCTTGTTTAGTTACTGGCACAAAGGCGGCGACAACAACAACGGCTGGTATAGTGATGCCAGCAATGCGGCCGGCACAGCGGTGAATTTCCCCTATGCCTTCCAGCAGTTTCAAACCTTCAAATTCACGCTCACGAGCGCCACGACGTACACTTTCACCGATATCTCCTCAGGCGGAGGCTTCACCGGCACGATTGCGAATTCACCGGTTGCAAAGTTTGCGTTGATTCGTCGGAATGGCTCAAGCGCCCCAGGTGGAGGCGAAGATTTCCAGTTTGATCAGTTTATTCTGGTATCCGCTGCGCCGCCAAGTTTTCTGGTTTCGCCTGCAGCCGGAGCGATGAGCGTGCCAACGAATGCAACTATAACCGCAAACATTGGTTCGGGTGGCGTGCCCTTGAACACTGGTTCAGTGACAATGAAACTCGATGCCAACCCCGTTGCTCCCACGGTGACGGGAGACTCAAGTGTTTTGAACGTTAGCTATACACCCAGCCTTGGTTTTGCAAATGGCTCTTCGCATACGGTCGAGGTTGTGGTTCGGGACAACAACGCTGTTTCGTACACGAACACCTGGAGCTTCACTGCAGGTTACAGGGCGTTGCCGATTACTCTTCCCGGGCCGTTCACCACTGGCGGTGGTGTTGATCTCACCATCTGCACTTCTGCGGGTGAATCCTGGTTGGGCACAAACTACAATAACAACTCCAGCCAGATTCTTTATACCCGCTTCAGCATGGTCTTCAACGACCTGAACGGTGAGATCGGTGGTGGGGGCGGTTATGGCGGGCTGCAATTTTTTCTCGGCAACACGGAAAAACTCATCCTCGGCAACGGTTGGACCTCTTTGAACTGGAGTCTGGATGCCGCGGGATCGCAACAGGATCTGCCCGGCCCGATTCCAGTCAATTTGGGAGAATGGCATACGTTCGTGGTGCGGACGGAGTATGTGCCTCGTGGGAATGACAACGTAAAGGTGTGGTTTGACTTTGATTTTAGCCAGACCGAGGGCAATCAGCCAAATTCCCCGTACGAATTTACCTGCGATGCCAGTTTTGATAACATCCGTTTGCGTTGCGGCAATGGCACGGCGAGCGCCACCTGGACCAATATCATGATTGCGCCGACTGCTTCTGGAGTTGGAATTCCAGTCGCTGGTCCGCCGACATTCCAAAATATTTCGCCTGCCAACGGTGCTTTCAGCGTTCTTACGAATACCGCCATCAGCGCTAAAGTGGTGATTGGCGGCAACCCGGTTTCAGCGGTTTCACTGACGCTGGATGGTGCGCCTGTGACCATTACCACGAGTCAGGCGGCGGGACTCATCACGGTCAACGGTCAGCCGTCATCCGCGTTGAGTGCCGGCAGTATTCACAACGCTCAGTTGGTGGTGACCGACAATACTAACACGAAGTACACCAATAATTGGAGTTTTACGACGGGCTTCAACTCTTTGCCCGTGACTTTGGCGGGACCGATTACAACTGGTGGCGGTAATGATCTTACCATCTTCTCCGCCGCAGGCGACAGCTGGTTGGGCGCCAACTATGGTAACACTTCAAGCAAGGTTCTCTACACCCGCTACAGCATGGTCTTCAATGATCTGAACGGCGAAATTGGTGGGGGTGGAGGCTACGGTGGACTGCATTTCATGCTCGGCAATGCGCAGCAATTGATCGTTGGCAACGGCTGGACTTCATTGAATTGGAGTTTGGATGCCGCCGCTTCGCAACAAGACCTGCCCGGCCCGATCCCAGTGACGCTGGGCGAGTGGCACACCATTATCGTACGCACGGATTACATACCTGGCGGGAGTGACACGGTTAAAGTCATCTTCGATCCTGAGTTCAACAAGCCAGAGTCGCAACAGGTCAATGTTTACACTCTCTCTGCGGACGCCAGCTTCGATAACATCCGACTTCGTTGCGGTGACGGTACCGCCAGCGCGACGTGGACAAACATCATTATTGGTAGCAGCGCTACTGCCGTTGGCCTCGCACCGGAAGCTGGTCCGACCTTCCTAAATTATGTTCCGGCTCAGGCGGCAACCTCGGTCGTTCCCAATTCCCAGATCAGTGTGAAGGCGTTGTTTGGAAGCTCGGGCATCAACCCGAACGCAGTTTCGATGACCTTGGATGGCAATCCAGTGACTCCGTCCTTCACAAGCACACCCAATGACCTCACCATCAGCTATCAGCCACCAACGCCGTTTGCTGCTGGTTCTTCGCATACCGTCGCCGTGAATTTGGCGGATTTGAACAACGTCCCGGCTGCCACCACCTGGTCCTTCACAGTAGATTCATACCCGGCGCTGCCGATAACATTGTCTGGTCCGCTCAGCGTGACTGGCGGTGGTGCGGGCACAACCATCTTTTCAGCTCAGAACGGCTGGCTCAATGGTAACACTTATCTCAATACCAACTACAGTGGCACACTCTATACCACCTTCAACATGGAGTTTGATAATCTGAACGGTGAGACGGGTGGTGGTGGCGCTTTCGGTGGGTTGCACTTCTACAATGGCAACGACGAGAGGCTGCTCATTGGTAACAATTGGGGGTCGGTGAATTGGAGCTATGATGCCAATGCCTGGGGGAGCGGGAACATCTCCGATTTCCCAATTTTGCCGGGGGAGTGGCATACCTTTGTGGTGAAGATCGCGTTTATCGCCGGTGGTCCCGACAACATCTCAGTTTGGTTGGATCCTAATCTGAGCCTGGCTGAGTCTGGTCAGTCGAATGCTCCGGCTGGTATCCTGGCCGATGTCGCTTTCGACAACATCCACATCCGCGCGGGTAACAACACCGCTTCCGCCTCGTATTCCAACATTGTCATCAGTGCCACTTCGCCTTTCGCCGCGAGCGTGCCACCAGGCGCGTTGAGCATTCATGGTAAGCAGTTGTCCTGGACTGGCGCTGGCGTGTTGCAACAAGCTTCAGTAGTCACCGGTCCATGGACGGATGCTGCGAATCAGTCCAATCCGCAAACGTTGAGTACCGTCAACGCTGCACAGTTCTACCGGCTGCGACAGTAA
- a CDS encoding prepilin-type N-terminal cleavage/methylation domain-containing protein, translating into MKFSHLFSSGGSKQRQGAAAFTLIELLVVIAIIAILAALLLPALSSAKKRGQQVNCLNLQKQLALAWTMYTGDNQEQVIGFSTVAGAATPNWRIQPDQVTDTVPAGLTGTEAVKWLIQQGYRKQPLFQYAPNPDIMHCPADFRVKVPNHFTWTSYAGVNGFVGGDTAYQALPGFINKSTQVQHPSERFLWVEECDSQTISVRGITVGDNLRTWDMNSGTPSLDFSDAQWGDSPAAFHGNSSTFNFADGHAEARKWLSGTVVTFANSMNPSKFTITGGTEGNQAQSQAKQDLYYVSKRCPTVLNP; encoded by the coding sequence ATGAAATTCAGTCATTTGTTTTCTTCAGGAGGCTCGAAGCAACGCCAAGGTGCGGCAGCGTTCACCTTGATAGAGCTTCTGGTAGTGATCGCAATCATCGCCATTTTAGCCGCATTGTTATTGCCAGCCTTGTCTTCGGCTAAAAAGCGCGGACAACAGGTAAATTGTTTGAACCTGCAAAAGCAGCTTGCTTTGGCATGGACTATGTACACGGGCGACAACCAGGAACAAGTGATCGGGTTCAGCACAGTCGCCGGGGCAGCCACTCCCAACTGGCGCATCCAGCCGGATCAAGTGACGGATACTGTTCCCGCCGGGCTGACCGGGACGGAGGCGGTGAAATGGCTGATTCAGCAGGGTTATCGCAAGCAACCACTTTTCCAATATGCTCCGAACCCGGACATCATGCATTGCCCGGCCGACTTTCGCGTGAAGGTTCCGAATCACTTTACCTGGACCAGCTATGCCGGGGTGAATGGGTTTGTAGGCGGGGATACCGCCTATCAGGCGCTTCCCGGGTTCATTAACAAAAGCACCCAGGTACAGCACCCGAGTGAACGCTTCCTGTGGGTGGAGGAATGTGATTCGCAAACGATAAGTGTCAGAGGCATCACGGTGGGAGACAACCTTCGCACCTGGGATATGAATTCCGGAACGCCCTCTTTGGATTTCAGCGATGCACAATGGGGAGATTCGCCAGCGGCCTTTCATGGCAACAGCAGCACGTTCAACTTTGCGGATGGCCATGCAGAAGCGCGCAAGTGGTTGAGTGGGACGGTCGTCACTTTTGCCAACAGCATGAATCCGAGCAAATTCACCATCACGGGCGGTACTGAGGGCAATCAGGCTCAGAGTCAGGCCAAGCAGGACTTGTATTATGTCTCGAAACGCTGCCCGACTGTGCTCAATCCGTGA